The stretch of DNA gttcggtatcgggtattttggccgggtccggactgttgttaccagtgtccccttcccatgctctttatggcttgaagagccgctccagaaatatgttggggggaccgtgtcgtgttttgcgccgatgcgggcgaggatatccgccgcctgattgttttcccgagccacatggtgaaattcgagtccctcgaaccgagctaacatttttaggacggcatgtcgataggctgccattttcggatccttggcgttgaaatctccgtttatttgggtatattgcgaggtttgaatccccatgcacctccaggcgttgaatgccgatggagactgccatccgaagaccatgcaacagagcttcgtattcggctgcattgttggaatctgtatacaatatttgcagtatgtaccgaatggtatctccggttggggacgtcaggaggacgccagcccctagactggccagcattttagaaccgtcgaagtgcatgatccaattggagtatgcgccgtactctttagggagttcggcctccgtccattcggcgatgaagtcggccagtacttgcgatttaatggctcggcgaggtttgtatgttatgtcaaatgggaggagctcaatggcccatttggcaatccggcctgtagcgtcgcggttgttgataatatcattaagtggcacttccgaggctactgtaatcgaacactcttgaaagtagtgtcgcaattTCCGCGATGCCATAAATactgcatatgctattttttggtaatgcgggtaccgtgatttgcatggagtgaggaaagTGGATACATATTATACCGgcatttgaagagggaatttgtgtccgtccgcttcccgttcgacaacgagcatcgcgcttacaacttgatgagttgccacaatgtgcaacatcattggttcgccaatgtttggtgcggccaggatcaggttggttgccagaatggcctttatttcttccaatctggctgtggccgcgtccgtccactcgaagtgttcggtgtgccgaaggaggcgataaaggggtaaagccttttctcccaagcgggagataaagcggcttagagccgccacacatccagttagcttctggatttgtttgaggtctgttggggtagccaactatgacaacgctcggattttggtcggattagcttcaatacctgtaCTGGAGATAATGAATCCcatgagctttccggctggtacgccgaaaacgcatttttctggattgagcttgatgtcatatgttcggaggttgtcaaatatgagcctcaagtcgtctatcaaagagtcgacgtgtttggttttgatgactacatcgtctacgtatgtctctactgttttgccaatttgtttctccagacatgtctgaatcatgcgctgatatgttgcgccggcgtttttgtgcccaaaaggcattgtgttaaaacagaagggaccgtatggcgtgatgaatgccgttgcggcttggttggactccgccatcttgatttggtggtaaccggagtatgcgtcgaggaaacacaatgactcgtgtcctatagtagcatcaatgatttgatcgatgcgtgggagggggaagggatcctttgggcaagctttattgaggtctttgaagtcgacacaaaggcgccaggatttgtccttctttggtaccatcactaggtttgctagccagtctgggtgttttatttctttgatgaatccggcctctaataacttggctagttcctctcccatggcctgtctcttaggttcggagaaacgccgaagagcttgcttgaccggcttgaatccctttaggatattgaggctatgctcagccagcctgcgtgggattcctggcatgtctgagggattctaggcgaatatgtcccagttatcgcgcaggaactctcgtagtacgGCGTCCACAGAGGgcttagctgtgccccgatggaggctatttttgtagggtccgttgggtggatttGGAATTTTACTatatcatccgctggtttaaaagaggtggacttggatctcttgtcgagtatcacgtcgtccctgtccactgtggagcgtagcgtagttaattcctcgaccgagagggcttcggatagtgcctcgagggtcaatgcggctgttttgttttcggcgcggagtgctgtgtccgaatcgctggcgagagtgatgattccgttgggcccgggcattttgagcttcatgtacccgtaatggggtacggcttggaagattgtgaatgcctcccgtcctaaaagagcgtgataaccactgctgaacggggccacttggaatgtaatttcttcagacctgtaattatccggcgtgccgaataccacatctagtgtgattttcccagcacagcgtgcttcccgactggggataattcctctaaaggttgtgctactttgctcgatgcggttccagtctatttccctcttttgaagggtttcctcatagatgaggtttagtccgctgctgctgtccatgagtactttggtgagtcgaaagcaatccacaattggactgaggaccagtgcggctggtgctcgggctgctcggaatttgggttcatcactggcattgaaggtaatagctgtgtcactccatggattttttgctgctacgtggcagatttcggccatgctgcggagtgttcgcttgcgcctgttatttgacgcaaaggtctcgaacactgttaacaccatattgttatccactggatggtgctccgtggtatgtgggataagaatatcctcaccacttttggccacctgccggagtatccaacatgctctaaggctgtgcgttggtattgtatctgctgtactatgaattttgcagggtccgttgagccatccttccagtacggttccataacctgtagagggtttttgctttttggtagttgacccgggtgtattgtgataatgcacccttttgtttcggactgggtttgcattcagggccggattatcccaaaagtttacttcggttttccaggcacttcccatcgcacagtactttcgtactatggacgccaagtcagcgaagcgtgttatctcaggGCGATTTATGGcaataaggattcccttgtccgtgcaattattgcagaaaaataggattgcgtcttcctcgcgacagtccttaaccttgttcatcgcaaggaggaatctggcccaatagtgatgtactgtttcctggagctcttgcctgatgtgggaaagatcgcttatgtttgggtgggtgggtggaattgaatccgaaccctcacctgatctgggatccaggggccgaggaatttccaattttgaaagttctggttctggggtgtgacccgataatcctggcccgccgcctgactctaagttcaggaattgggtgttgtcctcccgcgaacgggcgtccggctcggagagctcgggaatccggacatatttggtcctcaggatagaggaaaggtcgccgcattgttcctccaccactgcaatatgatgggtgacgggtggagagttaatctccctttgatcgggtttaagcccaatccgatcatagtccgtagcgactcccaaggcggcgatgcgaaccaagagcttgtttaaggaggagagctccattggatccatctgttcggcgagtgccgattcgctgttttcgatgacctgagaattcatcgtcggcgcggcggccgaacaggcggtcatgatgaacctgcctagccggagagtttggccgacagccaaagctcccccaacagtagtaccgtctttaaagacgagacgagacatccttccttctggcgacggcacagaggaactctcaatgaaagcaccaatgtcggtgtcaaaaccggcagatctcgagtagggggtcccgaactgtgcgtctaaggcggatggtaacaggaggcaaggaagacgatgttttacccaggttcgggccctcttgatggaggtaaaaccctacatcctgcttgattaatattgatgatatgggtagtacaagagtagatctaacacgagatcagagaggctaaaccctagaagctagcctatggtatgattgtatgttgtcctacggactaaaaccctccggtttatagagacaccggagagggctagggttacacaaggtcggttacaaaggaggagatatacatatccgtattgcctagcttgccttccacgccaagtagagtcccatccggacacgagacgaagtcttcaatcttgtatcttcatagtccaacagtccggccaaaggatatagtccggctgttcggagaccccctaatccaggactccctcacttgttgAAAGTCATTCTCCTCCAGTTAACTTCGAGGTCAacgggcggcactacaacaaggggtactacctagctgatggcatctatccaagatggtctacatttgtgaagactatctcgaaCGCTGTGCTAGGAGGCAAGAAGTCCCACTGTGCTAAGgtgcaggaggcttgcaggaaggatgtcgagcgggcatttggtgtgctccaatctcgatttgctgttgtccggtaccctgctcaaacctggtcgaaagatcaaatgtgggagatcatgacttgctgtgtcatcttgcacaacatgatcatcgagagcgagcaggaagagccagtgtttcacattgaaccatactacaggcagggtcctctagccgaagttgattacaagctaccggcaacctggactgcctacctcagtatgcgtcaggagatctgaGACCCACAAGTGCATCATCAACTGtagcaggatctggtggagcacctatggaggataagggcgacgcctagctcgacgtgtgatgagtttttatttgttgaactatataatttgtattgaactatttattgttgcaCTATTTGGTTGAATTATTTgattttctatgatgaactatgtgataaaaaaatatttatgttgaGAATTCAACGCCCAACCACGTCGAATATGGACCGTTTCTCGTCGATATTGGGCCATTTATTTATTTATCTGGACTGAAAAACGTCCGCGAATCGGTCGATATCGGCGATTGTGGGCGACCTGGGGGCGACGGCTAGATACCCAACCGTCCCCGCACCGATTCTATCGCCGGCTCGCCCTCCGACGACGATCTTTATGTCTCTTGAAGGGtcaatggctggagatgctctaaccaccAGGAACCGCATCTGATGCTTTGGCATAAGTCTACCCtgttgccctcgccctcgccccaaTTGAATATGATCAGTGGCTGAGTGCTCGGTGGGAGAAAAATATTCCCACAAGAAACAAAAGTCTCTGATGGGGCATGCTGCTGGGCAACGTGATTTCCAGCATCATTAGTACTACGTAGTTCTATAGTACATCTAATCGCCCCTATAGGAGAGCTGTTCCAGCTCAGCCTCGCAAGCAATTCAGAAGCCATCCTTCCCCTCTCCTCTTCTGGAGAAAATCAGGATGAAGTTATTGACCAGAATGGCTCTCTCTAATGCAAGTGGAATTGATTAGTGGCGGAAACAGCTCCCCATCAATCTGGCATACATTATCATTTTTGTTTTGGCAACCGGACGCGGCTCGTCTGACGTACGGTCCACGCACTGACGTGTGGACTCGGACCCACGCGTCAGCGGCCCAACGGCAGGGGGCGTAAGTCAGGAGATCCGGCTCCTTGGCAACCACCGCAGAGACAGAAACTCAACTTGGTTACCATGAGGTGGTCTAACGGTACGAACTAGCATGTGCAACTACTCGAGCCATCCGTCTAGCATGTGCTATCGTGCATATATTGTTCCCCGCGAAAATGGGGTCGTTGTTTCCAAGAGGATACGCATACACAGCTAGCCTCGTGCCGGTAATGGATGGATCGTACGTGGATCTGATTCGAAAACGCATGTGTAGCAGCAAGCCTGCATAAACAACTGCTACATCCCCATTTGGTTGGCTCCAAATTCATGGAACCGGATGCGCAGGCTCTTGCTTGCTTCCGTCCCCATCCGACCCAGTCGCCTCGTCGCAGCCAAACCCCTTTGACCTTGCGATGGCGATGCACGAATCACCTTGCCTACAAGTACCGGCTCCTACCTTCGCTCATTTCCACACCCAAGAAGCGCTCCATAGCTACACCACCACCAAGCTGATAGCAAGCAAGCAAGCATTGACCAATCGGCCATGGCGAGGCTTCAGCTTTCCGTCGTGGCGGCCTGCGCCGTCCTCCTCGCGCTCGTCGCACCATCCATCGCCGGCGACCCCGACATGCTCCAGGACGTCTGCGTCGCCGACCTGGCATCCCGTGAGTTATTCTCCTGCTGAATTATTCACTCGTCTTTGTCAACTTCCTTGTTGCATTGCATCTTGTgtgctgcgctggatcttgctgaccCATGAATGGCGGCAGCGATCAAGATCAACGGGTTCCCATGCAAGGCGAACATCACGGCCGACGACTTCTTCTTCGCCGGactcaagaaggccggcaacaccaacaaCCCGGCTGGTTCGGTCGTCACCGCGGCTAACGTGCTGTCATTCCCCGGGGTGAACACGCTCGGCGTGTCCATGGCGCGCATCGACTACGCCGTGGGAGGGCAGAACCCGCCGCACACCCACCCGCGCGCCACCGAGATCATTTTCGTCACCGAGGGAACCCTGGAGGTGGGTTTCATCACCACCGCCAACAAGCTCTTCACTAAGGTCGTCACCGTCGGAGAGGTGTTCGTCTTCCCGCGAGGGCTCGTGCACTTCCAGCAGAACAGGGGCAACTGCTCTGCCTCCGTCATCGCCGCCT from Triticum dicoccoides isolate Atlit2015 ecotype Zavitan chromosome 6A, WEW_v2.0, whole genome shotgun sequence encodes:
- the LOC119318469 gene encoding germin-like protein 1-1, which translates into the protein MARLQLSVVAACAVLLALVAPSIAGDPDMLQDVCVADLASPIKINGFPCKANITADDFFFAGLKKAGNTNNPAGSVVTAANVLSFPGVNTLGVSMARIDYAVGGQNPPHTHPRATEIIFVTEGTLEVGFITTANKLFTKVVTVGEVFVFPRGLVHFQQNRGNCSASVIAAFNSQLQGTQAIATTLLAATPPVPTDVLAKAFRVDNEDIDAVKARFN